Proteins co-encoded in one Bos taurus isolate L1 Dominette 01449 registration number 42190680 breed Hereford chromosome X, ARS-UCD2.0, whole genome shotgun sequence genomic window:
- the ZCCHC12 gene encoding zinc finger CCHC domain-containing protein 12 yields the protein MTSIIARMSNSRRQNTSLPPWAHSMLRSLERSLGPLMAILAERNLKLFSGRVVPAQGEETFENWLIQVNEVLPDWNMSEEEKLRRLIKTLRGPAREVMLLLQAANPNLSVADFLHAMKLVFGESESSVTAHSKFFNTLQAQGEKASLYVIRLEVQLQNAIQAGIIAQKDANQSRLHQFLLGAELNGDLRFRLKNLLRMYANEQERLPSFLELIRMIREEEDWDDIFIKQKRAKRSESVVARATRPVAFGGSPPIVIDNKDCNVIEIDDTPDDSDEDVILVGESQDLPRSFSDSPPSRRRARPQDQVLIIDSPNNSQFPSPCTSGGSGYKNDGPGNMRRTRKRKHTIRCSYCGEEGHSKETCDNESNKAQMFENLIITLQELAHTEERSREAPVEPSDPCELQ from the coding sequence ATGACTAGCATCATTGCACGCATGAGTAACAGCCGGCGGCAGAACACATCCTTGCCACCTTGGGCCCATTCTATGCTAAGGTCTCTGGAAAGGAGTCTCGGTCCTTTAATGGCCATCCTGGCAGAGAGAAACCTGAAATTGTTCTCAGGGAGGGTGGTGCCAGCCCAGGGGGAAGAAACTTTTGAGAACTGGCTGATCCAAGTCAATGAGGTCTTGCCAGATTGGAATATGTCTGAAGAAGAAAAGCTCAGGCGCTTAATTAAAACCCTGAGGGGCCCTGCGCGGGAGGTGATGCTTTTGCTGCAGGCGGCCAACCCCAACCTCAGCGTGGCAGATTTCTTGCACGCCATGAAACTGGTGTTTGGGGAGTCTGAAAGCAGTGTGACTGCTCATAGTAAATTTTTTAACACCCTGCAGGCGCAAGGGGAGAAAGCCTCCCTTTATGTGATCCGTTTAGAGGTGCAGCTCCAGAATGCTATTCAGGCAGGGATCATAGCTCAGAAAGATGCCAACCAGTCTCGCCTGCACCAGTTCCTTTTAGGGGCTGAGCTGAATGGGGACCTGCGCTTCAGGCTGAAGAATCTTCTCAGGATGTATGCAAATGAGCAGGAGCGTCTCCCCAGTTTCCTGGAGTTAATCAGGATGATAAGGGAGGAAGAGGATTGGGATGACATTTTCATTAAACAGAAGCGGGCCAAGAGATCTGAGTCAGTGGTGGCAAGGGCAACTAGGCCAGTGGCATTTGGGGGCTCCCCACCCATAGTGATTGATAATAAAGACTGTAACGTGATTGAGATAGATGATacccctgatgactcagatgagGATGTGATCCTGGTGGGGGAGTCTCAGGACCTTCCACGTTCATTCTCGGATTCTCCTCCCTCCAGACGCAGGGCCAGACCTCAGGATCAAGTGCTAATCATTGATTCCCCCAACAATTCCCAGTTTCCATCTCCTTGCACCAGTGGGGGTTCTGGGTATAAGAATGATGGTCCTGGGAATATGCGTAGAACCAGGAAGCGAAAACACACAATTCGCTGTTCATATTGTGGTGAAGAGGGCCACTCAAAGGAAACCTGTGACAATGAGAGCAACAAGGCCCAGATGTTTGAAAATCTGATCATCACCCTGCAGGAGCTGGCACATACCGAGGAGAGGTCAAGAGAGGCCCCTGTCGAACCCAGCGACCCTTGTGAGCTACAGTGA